The following are encoded together in the Ovis canadensis isolate MfBH-ARS-UI-01 breed Bighorn chromosome 2, ARS-UI_OviCan_v2, whole genome shotgun sequence genome:
- the LOC138434232 gene encoding small cysteine and glycine repeat-containing protein 7-like: protein MGCCGCGSCGGCGGGCSGGCGRGCGGGCGGGCGSCNSCNSCRCYRVGCCSSCCPCCRGCCGGCCSVPVVCCHRRTCSCHSCGKGCCQQKSCCCQQKCSCQKQCCH from the coding sequence ATGGGCTGCTGTGGTTGTGGAAGTTGTGGTGGCTGCGGTGGTGGCTGCAGTGGTGGCTGTGGCCGTGGCTGTGGCGGTGGCTGCGGTGGTGGCTGTGGCAGCTGCAACAGCTGTAACAGCTGCAGATGCTACCGGGTGGgctgctgcagcagctgctgcccctgctgcCGTGGCTGCTGTGGGGGCTGCTGCAGCGTCCCCGTGGTCTGCTGCCACCGCCGCACCTGCAGCTGCCACTCGTGTGGGAAGGGCTGTTGCCAGcagaagagctgctgctgccagCAGAAGTGCAGCTGCCAGAAGCAGTGCTGCCACTAG